GCGAGAATGCGGTGACTTCGCATCCGAACGCCGCGGCAAACTGCACCGCGAGATGCCCCAGCCCGCCGATGCCGACGACGCCGACTTTCATGTGCGGCTCGATGCCGTAATTCCGCAGCGGCGTGTAAACGGTTATTCCGCCGCATAACAGCGGCGCCGCGTTTTCGCTATCCAGCGCGTCTGGAATGGGAAACGCGAATCCCGCGTCCACGAAAAGCGACTTCGCGTATCCGCCGGGCCGCCCTACGCAGGTGGCCTGGTTTTCGCTGCAGTGCTGCTCCTCGCCAATGCTGCACCACTCGCATTGGTGGCAACTCCCCGCCTGCCAACCCACTCCGACGCGGTCGCCTTTCTTGAGGTGCGCGACCTCGTCTCCCAAGGCCGCGACTGTGCCGACGATTTCATGACCGGGGATCAGAGGCCATTCTTGCTCGCCCCAGTCGCCGTCTATCAAATGCACGTCGCTGTGACAGATTCCGCAATGCGTGATCGCGATCTCGATTTCGTGCGGCGCGAGTTTGGGTTTGTCGAACTTATGCGGAAGAAGCCGCCCCTTCGCCTCGAACGCGGCGTAACAATTTACTTTGACCATTCAATCAACTCCTTGTCAAAGCTTGAACCTTCCGAACGCGAGCTGCGCCAGGAAACCCGCTACCGGAGGGAAAAAGAACGTGCAGGCCAGACGAACCAGGGTGAACCGCCAGCCGAGGATTCCGATTTCCATCGGCAGCCGGCCGACCGCCCACAGAGACCATCCCGTAACGTACGCGACCAGCGTGCCCACGGACGCGCCGCTTTTGAGCAGCACGGCGACGATGGGCAGATTCACGTACGGGCCGCCGGGCGTGAGTCCGCCGGCGATCGTGCCCAGAATTATTCCGCGCCAACCGGATTCCTGACCTATCCACTTGGACAACGCGGCCGGCGAGATCAGCGATTGCACCATTCCGGCGACTATGAACGCGCAAACCAAAAGCGGCAGCACCTGCCAAGTCATTCCGAGTGCGGATTTGAGGCCGGCGACATGCTGGCCGCCTCCCTTCTGCCAGCCGACGATTAGCAACACGACGGCAAGTATCGCCATGACTATGGTGGGGACAAGCATCTGTGAGTTCCTCCGTTTATCCGCCAAGAAGGGCACCCGCGCCGCACCCGCGAGTCTCGGCGCAGCCGCGAATATATTCACGCGCGAATGGCGTGTCAAGAAATCCGCCGCGGCGGCAGGCAATCCTGCTAACATTGCCGCGTCTTGGGCTCGGCCAACTGGATTCTGATTGCGGCGGGCATTTGCCTGCTTTGCTGGATGTTAGTGCTGCTGCGCGCGGCCGCATTTG
This region of bacterium genomic DNA includes:
- a CDS encoding NAD(P)-dependent alcohol dehydrogenase codes for the protein MVKVNCYAAFEAKGRLLPHKFDKPKLAPHEIEIAITHCGICHSDVHLIDGDWGEQEWPLIPGHEIVGTVAALGDEVAHLKKGDRVGVGWQAGSCHQCEWCSIGEEQHCSENQATCVGRPGGYAKSLFVDAGFAFPIPDALDSENAAPLLCGGITVYTPLRNYGIEPHMKVGVVGIGGLGHLAVQFAAAFGCEVTAFSRTRAKEQEAYGFGAHRFVATGEEGWADAENGMHDAILSTVSGDLDWSSFIKILRPKGKLICLGASQNSIGVNGIDLIVGGKSVCGSAIGGSKLIREMLEFSARHGIVAKTETVPMSEVNYAVDKTRRNEARYRMVLAN
- a CDS encoding permease, whose translation is MLVPTIVMAILAVVLLIVGWQKGGGQHVAGLKSALGMTWQVLPLLVCAFIVAGMVQSLISPAALSKWIGQESGWRGIILGTIAGGLTPGGPYVNLPIVAVLLKSGASVGTLVAYVTGWSLWAVGRLPMEIGILGWRFTLVRLACTFFFPPVAGFLAQLAFGRFKL